A portion of the Hyalangium minutum genome contains these proteins:
- a CDS encoding type VI secretion system-associated FHA domain protein, with protein MLPLVIRIKDVESHPPLEKQYVFTSSPVRIGRNQLNDIPIPRPFVSLFHALVRFDKGSISVVDLGSTNGVVVAGKRIEKNVPAQIKPGMQVTIGSVAFEFSRDAKAQKDTSSRQTQFRALADIMNEGGIKPEALSFKPTPIQERKQEQRTAMLPSLDALLEQEAAQEEVTGQQPRTIIAPALQEDTVDEATNLELHTVSEQEGDAPQPRKPIPPPALVQVTGRRRGTVSNVQVLPQAPGGAAALQNTIQQLVPLYNAYRTAWKMLHQGLAKGVDTLPEQDRGQLIAQLQRRMPEMAQEPMFQEIAKNVGRPVNPEPVTAGPGALAAAAGQGNRLDMVSRELLNRFVRSYLSDNRGLQTEADMQRFLEHMAELLETFARAFIELRQGHDQFGQQMAVPVTNDQNPLTRMRSTRELLRYLLDFKVPESANRVQELMGGFVDVMIHQIALLNGMREGVKGLLQRLDPELLGKGIGGVWPFNLVKKWEKYTEQHRAFLEEERELTAVLFGPEFAKAYLAIVGDAANKGSGDASDTLDGGSEEEAES; from the coding sequence ATGCTTCCCCTGGTGATCCGCATCAAGGACGTCGAGTCCCACCCGCCGCTGGAGAAGCAGTACGTCTTCACCTCGTCGCCGGTGCGCATCGGCCGGAACCAGCTCAACGACATCCCCATCCCCCGGCCCTTCGTTTCGCTGTTTCACGCGCTGGTGCGCTTCGACAAGGGCTCCATCTCCGTCGTGGATCTGGGCTCCACCAACGGCGTCGTCGTCGCGGGCAAGCGCATCGAGAAGAACGTCCCAGCGCAGATCAAGCCGGGCATGCAAGTGACGATCGGCTCGGTGGCGTTCGAGTTCTCGCGGGACGCCAAGGCGCAGAAGGACACCTCGTCCCGCCAGACGCAGTTCCGCGCGCTGGCCGATATCATGAACGAGGGTGGCATCAAGCCCGAGGCCCTCAGCTTCAAGCCCACCCCTATCCAGGAGCGCAAGCAGGAGCAGCGCACCGCGATGCTGCCCAGCCTGGACGCGCTGCTGGAGCAGGAGGCCGCGCAGGAGGAAGTCACCGGCCAACAGCCGCGCACCATCATTGCCCCGGCGCTGCAGGAGGACACGGTCGACGAGGCCACCAACCTGGAGCTGCACACGGTCAGCGAGCAGGAGGGGGATGCGCCCCAGCCTCGCAAGCCCATTCCGCCGCCCGCGCTGGTGCAGGTGACGGGGCGCCGGCGCGGCACCGTGAGCAACGTGCAGGTGCTGCCCCAGGCTCCGGGCGGGGCAGCGGCGCTGCAGAACACCATTCAGCAGCTGGTGCCGCTCTACAACGCCTACCGCACCGCCTGGAAGATGCTGCACCAGGGGCTGGCCAAGGGCGTGGACACGCTGCCGGAGCAGGATCGCGGCCAGCTCATCGCCCAGCTTCAGCGGCGCATGCCGGAGATGGCGCAGGAGCCCATGTTCCAGGAGATCGCCAAGAACGTAGGGCGCCCCGTCAACCCGGAGCCCGTCACGGCAGGCCCGGGGGCTCTGGCGGCGGCTGCGGGGCAGGGGAACCGGCTGGACATGGTGTCGCGCGAGCTGCTGAACCGCTTCGTGCGCTCGTACCTGTCCGATAACCGAGGGCTGCAGACCGAGGCGGACATGCAGCGCTTCCTGGAGCACATGGCGGAGCTGCTGGAGACGTTCGCCCGCGCCTTCATCGAGCTGCGGCAGGGGCACGATCAGTTCGGCCAGCAGATGGCGGTGCCCGTGACGAACGACCAGAACCCGCTGACGCGGATGCGGAGCACGCGTGAGCTGCTGCGCTACCTCTTGGACTTCAAGGTGCCGGAGAGCGCCAATCGGGTGCAGGAGCTGATGGGCGGGTTCGTGGACGTGATGATCCACCAGATCGCGCTGCTCAACGGTATGCGCGAGGGCGTGAAGGGGCTCTTGCAGCGGCTGGATCCGGAGCTCCTGGGCAAGGGGATTGGGGGCGTGTGGCCCTTCAACCTGGTGAAGAAGTGGGAGAAGTACACGGAGCAGCACCGGGCCTTCCTGGAGGAGGAGCGGGAGCTGACGGCCGTTCTGTTCGGGCCCGAGTTCGCCAAGGCCTACCTGGCCATTGTCGGCGACGCGGCGAACAAGGGAAGCGGGGACGCGAGCGACACGCTGGACGGTGGCTCGGAGGAGGAAGCGGAGTCATGA
- the tssG gene encoding type VI secretion system baseplate subunit TssG, translated as MASSQRPSADPLNGEEPPDEESGELATLSLASRLEKLTSRAMQVRAQGGGDQTVRFRLDTALEFSTGDVRFTSLVALLERLTSSAVRVGGDGPPAEEAIRFRHDPSLVFAAGDVSQVRLVPQVSEWGVERSGPKHVFEVVTTFLGLTGASSPLPGYIVEEIAQEDPDRPLKRQFLDLFHHRLVSLLYRALSRYMLEAETTRAGDDVWTRRVLALAGLDTYERGPSVRLSVSQLLRLAPLLSTRARTAQTLERALADVLREELGEARVSVRQFAGSWVEVESEQRMMLGKINSHLGRTSMLGGKLFDRAGKFIIGISPLDGPTYHRLLPEGDLMPLVREVVSLVVRDPLECALELGVREDVLGAFQIKNKNPARLGRNTYLGGRHGAVPRLRTRIVPLPLPTGSGASASP; from the coding sequence GTGGCCTCCTCGCAACGGCCGTCAGCCGATCCTCTGAACGGGGAGGAGCCACCGGACGAGGAGTCCGGAGAGCTCGCCACGCTCTCTCTGGCCTCGCGGCTGGAGAAGCTGACCTCGCGCGCCATGCAGGTGCGAGCGCAGGGCGGCGGCGATCAGACGGTTCGCTTCCGCTTGGACACTGCGCTCGAGTTCTCCACGGGCGACGTGCGCTTCACCTCGCTGGTGGCCCTGCTGGAGCGGCTGACGAGCAGCGCGGTGCGCGTGGGCGGAGACGGCCCGCCCGCGGAGGAAGCCATCCGCTTCCGGCATGATCCGTCCCTGGTGTTTGCCGCGGGAGACGTGAGCCAGGTCCGGCTGGTGCCCCAGGTCTCCGAGTGGGGCGTGGAGCGGAGTGGCCCCAAGCACGTCTTCGAGGTGGTCACCACCTTCCTGGGCCTCACCGGCGCGTCCTCGCCGCTCCCAGGCTATATCGTCGAGGAGATTGCCCAGGAGGATCCGGACCGCCCGCTGAAGCGGCAGTTCCTGGATCTCTTCCACCACCGGCTGGTGTCGCTGCTGTACCGGGCGCTGTCCCGCTACATGCTCGAGGCGGAGACGACGCGCGCCGGGGATGACGTGTGGACGCGGCGCGTGCTGGCGCTGGCGGGCCTGGACACCTACGAGCGCGGCCCCTCGGTGCGCCTGTCCGTGTCCCAGCTGCTGCGGCTGGCCCCGCTGCTGTCCACGCGCGCGCGCACCGCGCAGACGCTGGAGCGGGCGCTCGCGGACGTGCTGCGCGAGGAGCTGGGCGAGGCCCGCGTCTCCGTGCGCCAGTTCGCCGGGAGCTGGGTCGAGGTGGAGAGCGAGCAGCGGATGATGCTCGGCAAGATCAACTCGCACCTGGGCCGCACCTCCATGCTGGGCGGCAAGCTGTTCGACCGCGCCGGCAAGTTCATCATTGGAATCTCTCCGCTGGATGGGCCCACCTACCACCGGCTGCTGCCCGAGGGCGACTTGATGCCCCTGGTGCGCGAGGTGGTGTCGCTCGTGGTGCGCGATCCGCTCGAGTGTGCCTTGGAGCTGGGCGTGCGCGAGGACGTGCTGGGCGCCTTCCAGATCAAGAACAAGAATCCCGCCCGACTTGGGCGCAACACCTACCTGGGTGGCCGGCACGGCGCCGTTCCCCGATTGAGGACGCGGATCGTTCCGCTGCCTCTGCCGACGGGGAGCGGGGCCTCGGCGAGCCCCTAG
- a CDS encoding ATP-binding cassette domain-containing protein encodes MSSLRAHGVSFSYSDAVSLLTGVEFHLSPGWTGLVGANGAGKSTLLRLLSGALKPSEGHFQYEPREPVICLCPQSVETLSPEISAFADAWDAVSRRVLGQLGLDPGALERWPTLSPGERKRWQIGAALAAEPDVLLLDEPTNHLDAEARGWLLSALRRFRGVGIVVSHDRTVLEELTSSTLRVHAGEARLWPGAYSAARECWETEREGQNAAREQAKDQHRRLAQRLDQTRREQQSAALARNAGRRMKDKNDNDARSMGAKVVAGWAEAGLGNKVSVLRRETERAEEAIGEFQVDKTVGRSVFVDYVRSPNPWLFTLENEPLRAGDVELMGPLTLSVGRESRIRIEGPNGAGKTTLLRALLTHARVPLERVLYLPQDVGEEEAAAALETVRGLAPEEKGRVLSLVAALGVDPERLLASEQPSPGEVRKLLIAQGLGQHAWALVLDEPTNHLDLPSIERLEAALRDYPGALLLVTHDTHFARRCTTERWLVEGGTITASTE; translated from the coding sequence ATGTCATCCCTTCGCGCGCACGGCGTTTCCTTTTCCTATTCGGATGCTGTCTCCCTGCTCACCGGCGTGGAGTTCCACCTCTCGCCTGGCTGGACAGGGCTCGTCGGAGCCAACGGCGCCGGCAAGTCCACCCTGCTGCGGCTGCTCTCCGGAGCGCTGAAGCCCAGCGAGGGCCACTTCCAGTATGAGCCTCGCGAGCCCGTCATCTGTCTCTGTCCGCAGAGCGTGGAGACACTGAGCCCGGAGATCTCCGCGTTCGCAGACGCGTGGGACGCGGTGTCCCGGCGAGTGCTCGGGCAGCTCGGGTTGGATCCGGGGGCGTTGGAGCGCTGGCCCACGCTGTCCCCTGGAGAGCGCAAGCGGTGGCAGATCGGCGCGGCGCTCGCGGCCGAGCCGGACGTGCTGCTGCTGGACGAGCCTACCAACCACCTGGACGCAGAGGCGCGAGGGTGGCTCCTCTCCGCGCTGCGCCGGTTCCGGGGCGTGGGCATCGTGGTGTCGCACGATCGAACGGTGCTGGAGGAGCTGACGTCCTCGACGCTGCGGGTCCATGCGGGCGAGGCGCGGCTGTGGCCCGGTGCGTACTCGGCGGCGCGCGAGTGCTGGGAGACCGAGCGTGAGGGGCAGAATGCAGCCCGGGAGCAAGCGAAGGATCAACACCGGCGGCTGGCGCAGCGGCTCGATCAGACGCGCCGCGAGCAGCAGTCCGCGGCGCTCGCGCGCAACGCGGGCCGGCGCATGAAGGACAAGAACGACAACGACGCGCGCTCCATGGGAGCGAAGGTGGTGGCCGGCTGGGCGGAGGCGGGGCTTGGAAACAAGGTGAGCGTGCTGCGGCGAGAGACGGAGCGAGCGGAGGAGGCGATCGGGGAGTTCCAGGTGGACAAGACGGTGGGGCGCTCGGTCTTCGTGGACTACGTGCGCTCTCCGAACCCGTGGTTGTTCACGCTGGAGAACGAGCCGCTGCGCGCAGGGGACGTGGAGCTGATGGGGCCGCTCACGCTATCGGTGGGCCGGGAGAGCCGCATCCGCATCGAGGGCCCCAACGGCGCGGGGAAGACAACGCTGCTGAGGGCCTTGCTGACACACGCGCGGGTGCCGCTGGAGCGGGTGCTGTACCTGCCGCAGGACGTGGGAGAGGAGGAGGCCGCGGCGGCGCTGGAGACGGTGCGAGGCCTGGCGCCCGAGGAAAAGGGCCGCGTGCTGTCGCTGGTGGCGGCGCTGGGAGTGGATCCAGAACGGCTGTTGGCCTCGGAGCAGCCCTCACCGGGAGAGGTGCGCAAGCTGCTAATCGCCCAGGGATTGGGGCAGCATGCGTGGGCGCTCGTGCTGGACGAGCCGACGAACCACCTGGATCTGCCCTCGATCGAGCGCCTGGAGGCGGCCCTGCGGGACTACCCGGGAGCGCTGCTGTTGGTGACGCACGACACGCACTTCGCGCGCCGGTGCACTACGGAGCGGTGGCTCGTGGAGGGGGGCACGATCACCGCCTCCACGGAGTAA
- a CDS encoding NfeD family protein, with amino-acid sequence MDLTPTDWQLWIAAALVFGGLEIKLSGFVTLWFAVGALTSALAAALGLGINVQLVLFTVVSVALFSASRTIFKRAFMRTASPLKLGVEAMIGQEALVTEALSDPHGGTVRINGELWTARSLAGPVAEGERVTVEQVEGLKLWVRRPSASLEVSAQKKKERVS; translated from the coding sequence ATGGATCTGACTCCCACCGATTGGCAGCTGTGGATCGCCGCAGCCCTGGTGTTTGGCGGCCTGGAGATCAAGCTCTCGGGGTTCGTCACGCTCTGGTTCGCGGTGGGCGCGCTGACCTCGGCGCTCGCGGCGGCCTTGGGCCTGGGGATCAACGTTCAGCTGGTCCTCTTCACGGTGGTGTCCGTGGCTCTGTTCTCCGCGTCCCGGACGATCTTCAAGCGAGCGTTCATGCGCACGGCCAGCCCCCTGAAGCTCGGCGTGGAGGCCATGATCGGCCAGGAGGCCTTGGTCACCGAGGCGCTGTCGGACCCGCACGGAGGTACTGTGCGCATCAACGGCGAGTTGTGGACGGCGCGCTCGCTGGCGGGCCCGGTGGCCGAGGGCGAGCGCGTCACGGTCGAACAGGTGGAAGGTTTGAAGCTGTGGGTGCGGCGCCCCTCCGCGTCGCTCGAGGTTTCCGCGCAGAAGAAGAAAGAGAGAGTGTCATGA
- a CDS encoding acyltransferase family protein: MASSPRPSLKALTGVRFLAALHVVAFHYFPRQGTPEWFQRFLEGGPSSVTLFFILSGFILAYSYLGAEETVRVEPRAFWAARFARVYPVYVLGLVLMTPPLLDFLIRAAGGFTQEVLWKLSSTGAAVFTLTQAWAPPVACVWNCPGWSLSVEAFFYLLFPLLCVPVVRAGQRGLWASAAAMLGVTAVTSFLWLLVDQWSAASPAPLLGAETWKQVAAYNPLLRLPQFLLGVVLGRLFSQRVNAGQGMGPAASVQAVVAAVTSLAIFVAPWAGAALAFKELALMPAFALLIWGLADGRGPLARVLEQSWAVRLGEASYALYILHPPMGFYVRLLDHRLGPGLATSSPRSFFAVYVALSILVSLAVFFWLEEPARRWLRSRLSRRAPVSTPSVSPT; the protein is encoded by the coding sequence ATGGCTTCCTCTCCCCGCCCCTCCCTGAAGGCCCTCACGGGGGTCCGCTTCCTGGCGGCCCTGCACGTGGTGGCCTTCCACTACTTCCCGCGCCAGGGCACCCCCGAGTGGTTCCAGCGCTTCCTGGAGGGAGGACCTAGCAGCGTCACCCTCTTCTTCATCCTGTCAGGGTTCATCCTCGCCTACAGCTACCTGGGCGCGGAGGAGACCGTCCGCGTCGAGCCCCGCGCGTTCTGGGCCGCGCGCTTTGCCCGCGTGTACCCGGTCTATGTGCTCGGGCTGGTGCTGATGACGCCGCCCCTGTTGGACTTCCTGATCCGGGCCGCAGGCGGGTTCACGCAGGAGGTGCTCTGGAAGCTCTCCAGCACGGGCGCGGCGGTCTTCACGCTCACGCAGGCCTGGGCTCCGCCGGTGGCGTGCGTCTGGAATTGCCCCGGCTGGTCCCTGTCGGTCGAGGCCTTCTTCTATCTGCTCTTCCCGCTGCTCTGCGTGCCCGTGGTCCGCGCGGGACAGCGCGGGCTGTGGGCCTCCGCCGCGGCGATGCTCGGAGTGACGGCGGTCACGAGCTTCCTGTGGCTCCTCGTGGATCAGTGGAGCGCCGCGAGCCCTGCCCCGCTCCTGGGAGCGGAGACATGGAAGCAGGTCGCAGCGTACAACCCGCTCCTCCGGCTGCCGCAGTTCCTCCTGGGCGTGGTGCTGGGCCGGCTCTTCTCACAGCGCGTCAACGCGGGCCAGGGCATGGGCCCTGCTGCCTCCGTGCAGGCCGTGGTGGCTGCCGTGACGTCACTGGCGATCTTCGTCGCGCCGTGGGCCGGGGCCGCACTCGCCTTCAAGGAGCTGGCGCTGATGCCCGCCTTCGCGCTCCTCATCTGGGGACTCGCGGACGGGCGCGGACCCTTGGCCCGGGTGCTGGAGCAGTCCTGGGCCGTCCGCCTGGGCGAGGCCAGCTACGCGCTCTACATCCTCCACCCTCCGATGGGCTTCTACGTCCGGCTGCTGGACCATCGTCTCGGGCCGGGGCTCGCCACGTCCTCTCCGAGGAGCTTCTTCGCCGTCTACGTGGCGCTGTCGATCCTCGTCTCGCTGGCGGTGTTCTTCTGGCTGGAGGAGCCCGCCCGCCGCTGGCTGCGCTCACGGCTGTCCCGCAGGGCTCCTGTCTCCACTCCCTCCGTGTCCCCCACCTGA
- a CDS encoding SPFH domain-containing protein, with protein MTFMTVLFIVAALVAGFALITGIRIVPQAKVMVVERLGRFHHVAHSGLNILIPFLDSPRAFEMRTGNRFSRSNLVDLREQVMGFETVQVITHDNVNMEVGSVIYYQVVDPAKALYAVENLALAIEQLTMTNLRNIMGGLTLDQTLTSRETVNSKLRMVLDEATEKWGVKVTRVELREIEPPGAIKDAMAKQMTAERERRAEVTKAEGDKAAAILQAEGEKISRILRAEAERDAEVARAEGHKRAVVLEAEAKAEATRLVFEAVHEGRATPEVLALRYLETLQELGKGTNKVFVPYEASVALGSVGMLKELFAKEGDADGATLKTKPSAAALSAQAIARNAAQPVPVRRSPPSLPQDE; from the coding sequence ATGACGTTCATGACGGTGCTGTTCATCGTCGCGGCGCTGGTAGCAGGCTTTGCCCTCATCACCGGTATCCGCATCGTCCCCCAGGCCAAGGTGATGGTGGTGGAGCGGCTGGGCCGGTTCCACCACGTGGCGCACAGCGGTCTGAACATCCTGATCCCGTTCCTGGACAGCCCGCGCGCCTTCGAGATGCGCACCGGCAACCGCTTCTCCCGCAGCAACCTGGTGGATCTGCGCGAGCAGGTCATGGGCTTCGAGACCGTGCAGGTCATCACCCATGACAACGTGAACATGGAGGTGGGCTCGGTCATCTATTACCAGGTCGTCGATCCGGCCAAGGCGCTCTACGCGGTGGAGAACCTGGCGCTGGCCATCGAGCAGCTGACGATGACGAACCTGCGCAACATCATGGGCGGGCTGACGCTGGACCAGACGCTCACCAGCCGCGAGACGGTGAACAGCAAGCTGCGCATGGTGCTGGACGAAGCCACGGAGAAGTGGGGCGTGAAGGTGACGCGGGTGGAGCTGCGCGAGATCGAGCCGCCGGGCGCCATCAAGGACGCCATGGCCAAGCAGATGACGGCCGAGCGCGAGCGCCGCGCCGAGGTGACGAAGGCCGAGGGCGACAAGGCCGCGGCCATCCTCCAGGCGGAGGGCGAGAAGATCTCGCGGATCCTCCGCGCCGAGGCGGAGCGCGACGCGGAGGTGGCTCGCGCCGAGGGCCACAAGCGCGCGGTGGTGCTGGAGGCCGAGGCCAAGGCCGAGGCCACGCGCCTGGTGTTCGAGGCGGTGCACGAGGGCCGCGCCACCCCCGAGGTGCTCGCGCTGCGCTACCTGGAGACGCTGCAGGAGCTGGGCAAGGGCACCAACAAGGTGTTCGTGCCGTACGAGGCCAGCGTGGCCCTGGGCAGCGTGGGCATGCTCAAGGAGCTGTTCGCCAAGGAGGGCGACGCGGATGGCGCGACGCTGAAGACCAAGCCCTCGGCGGCGGCCCTGAGCGCGCAGGCCATCGCGCGCAACGCGGCGCAGCCGGTGCCCGTGCGCCGCAGCCCGCCGTCGCTGCCCCAGGACGAGTAA
- the tssH gene encoding type VI secretion system ATPase TssH: MRVEPKTLVRRLTSTATRSLEGGVSRASSARSYEIIPEHMLRQLLEDEEGEASLILRHFQVDRTKVLARVEDTLRGLRAGNAGRPVFSESLFQWFEDAWLLASLEHGALRLRSGALMAQWIARSAKYSAESYPELDAISTEALKKAFEDIVSVSKEAAEVAAAGSAPAPAGGAAAPRGEDALSRFTTSFTAKAREGKIDPIFGRDREIRQVIDVLSRRRKNNPIIVGEPGVGKTALVEGLALAIAKGDVPESLKNFELLGLDLGLLQAGAGVKGEFENRLKAVISEVKASPKPIILFIDEAHTLIGAGGPQGGGDAANLLKPELARGELRTVAATTWSEYKKYFEKDPALERRFQPVKVEEPSQQDAVLMIRGLRPVYEKAHGVSIREEAIVAAVELSHRYISGRLLPDKAVDLLDTAAARVKLEQSARPDELVELEAKLASLESEKASRERELASGQKPPPEDGVPVEERLKAVQDQVATLRAKWEEQRAAVDGLKKAQAETDAAKDAGEKEKLKAKLEEAREHLKRLGGESPMVHSDVDTDVVARVVAGWTGIPVGKMRSSSLQAVLNLEETLRSRVRGQEMALKTVAETVRASTAGIRNPNTPIGVLLFVGTSGVGKTETALALADALYGGERFLTTINMSEFQEKHTVSRLIGSPPGYVGYGEGGMLTEAVRQRPYSVVLLDECEKADPEVLNLFYQVFDKGVLNDGEGRTVDFKNTVIILTSNLATDVITQMFQAPEPPAVDAVRDAIKPVLTKHFKPALLARMSVVPYVPISREILKDIAVMKLNSLAGRLHTSHRIKTEFAPEVIEEFARRCTDMDSGARNVDHVMRASLMPQLSRELLEQLASGATPTHLTVGLSPSGEWDLAFSQA; encoded by the coding sequence ATGCGCGTTGAACCGAAGACCCTCGTCCGCCGTCTTACCTCCACTGCCACGCGCAGTCTGGAGGGAGGCGTGTCCCGGGCGAGCAGCGCCCGTAGTTATGAAATCATCCCCGAGCACATGCTCCGGCAGCTCCTGGAGGACGAGGAGGGTGAGGCCTCGCTCATTCTCCGCCACTTCCAGGTAGACCGGACCAAAGTGCTGGCCCGCGTCGAGGACACCCTGCGCGGCCTGCGCGCCGGCAACGCCGGCCGCCCCGTGTTCTCCGAGAGCCTCTTCCAGTGGTTCGAGGACGCGTGGCTCCTGGCCTCGCTGGAGCATGGCGCGCTGCGCTTGCGCTCGGGCGCGCTGATGGCGCAGTGGATCGCCCGCTCCGCCAAGTACTCCGCTGAGTCGTACCCGGAGCTGGATGCCATCTCCACCGAGGCCCTCAAGAAGGCCTTCGAGGACATCGTCAGCGTCTCCAAGGAGGCGGCGGAAGTGGCCGCGGCGGGCTCGGCTCCGGCTCCGGCGGGCGGGGCGGCGGCGCCTCGGGGAGAGGATGCGCTGTCGCGCTTCACCACCTCGTTCACCGCGAAGGCCCGCGAGGGGAAGATCGATCCGATTTTCGGCCGTGACCGGGAGATCCGGCAGGTGATCGACGTGCTGTCCCGGCGCCGGAAGAACAACCCCATCATCGTGGGCGAGCCGGGCGTGGGTAAGACGGCGCTCGTGGAGGGCCTGGCGCTGGCGATCGCCAAGGGCGATGTGCCCGAGTCCCTGAAGAACTTCGAGCTGCTCGGGCTGGACCTGGGCCTGCTGCAGGCGGGCGCGGGCGTGAAGGGCGAGTTCGAGAACCGCCTCAAGGCCGTCATCTCCGAGGTGAAGGCCTCGCCCAAGCCGATCATCCTCTTCATCGACGAGGCGCACACGCTGATCGGCGCGGGTGGCCCTCAGGGCGGCGGCGACGCGGCGAACCTGCTCAAGCCCGAGCTGGCGCGCGGTGAGCTGCGCACTGTGGCCGCCACCACCTGGTCCGAGTACAAGAAGTACTTCGAGAAGGATCCCGCCCTGGAGCGCCGCTTCCAGCCGGTGAAGGTGGAGGAGCCCTCGCAGCAGGACGCGGTGCTGATGATCCGCGGCCTGCGCCCCGTGTACGAGAAGGCCCACGGCGTGAGCATTCGCGAGGAGGCCATCGTCGCGGCGGTGGAGCTGTCGCACCGCTACATCTCCGGCCGCCTGCTGCCGGACAAGGCGGTGGACCTGCTCGACACGGCCGCCGCGCGCGTGAAGCTGGAGCAGAGCGCCCGCCCGGACGAGCTGGTGGAGCTGGAGGCGAAGCTGGCCTCGCTGGAGAGCGAGAAGGCCTCCCGCGAGCGCGAGCTGGCCTCGGGCCAGAAGCCGCCCCCTGAGGATGGCGTCCCCGTAGAGGAGCGCCTGAAGGCCGTGCAGGATCAGGTGGCCACGCTGCGCGCCAAGTGGGAGGAGCAGCGCGCCGCCGTGGATGGGCTGAAGAAGGCCCAGGCCGAGACGGACGCCGCCAAGGACGCCGGCGAGAAGGAGAAGCTCAAGGCCAAGCTGGAGGAGGCTCGCGAGCACCTCAAGCGCCTGGGGGGTGAGTCCCCCATGGTCCACTCGGATGTGGACACGGACGTGGTGGCCCGGGTGGTGGCCGGCTGGACGGGCATCCCCGTGGGCAAGATGCGCAGCTCCTCGCTCCAGGCGGTGCTGAACCTGGAGGAGACGCTCCGGTCGCGCGTGCGCGGCCAGGAGATGGCGCTGAAGACGGTGGCCGAGACGGTGCGCGCCTCCACGGCGGGCATCCGCAACCCGAACACCCCCATCGGCGTGCTGCTCTTCGTGGGCACCAGCGGCGTGGGCAAGACGGAGACGGCCCTGGCCCTGGCGGATGCTCTCTACGGCGGCGAGCGCTTCCTCACCACCATCAACATGTCCGAGTTCCAGGAGAAGCACACGGTGTCGCGCCTCATCGGCTCGCCGCCGGGCTACGTGGGCTACGGCGAGGGTGGCATGCTCACGGAGGCCGTGCGCCAGCGCCCGTACTCCGTGGTGCTCCTGGACGAGTGCGAGAAGGCCGACCCCGAGGTGCTGAACCTCTTCTACCAGGTGTTCGATAAGGGCGTACTCAACGACGGCGAGGGCCGCACGGTGGACTTCAAGAACACCGTCATCATCCTCACCAGCAACCTGGCCACGGACGTCATCACCCAGATGTTCCAGGCCCCCGAGCCTCCCGCCGTGGACGCCGTGCGCGACGCCATCAAGCCGGTGCTCACCAAGCACTTCAAGCCCGCGCTCCTGGCCCGCATGAGCGTGGTGCCCTACGTCCCCATCTCGCGCGAGATCCTCAAGGACATCGCGGTGATGAAGCTCAACTCCCTGGCGGGGCGCCTGCACACCTCCCACCGCATCAAGACGGAGTTCGCCCCGGAGGTCATCGAGGAGTTCGCCCGCCGGTGCACGGACATGGACTCGGGCGCGCGCAACGTGGACCACGTGATGCGCGCCTCGCTCATGCCGCAGCTGTCGCGTGAGCTGCTCGAGCAGCTGGCAAGCGGGGCCACGCCTACCCACCTCACTGTGGGGCTCAGCCCCAGCGGGGAGTGGGATCTGGCCTTCTCCCAGGCGTAA